A single window of Oscillatoria sp. FACHB-1406 DNA harbors:
- a CDS encoding ATP-dependent Clp protease ATP-binding subunit has translation MFERFTEKAIKVIMLAQEEARRLGHNFVGTEQILLGLIGEGTGVAAKVLKSMGVNLKDARIEVEKIIGRGSGFVAVEIPFTPRAKRVLELSLEEARQLGHNYIGTEHLLLGLIREGEGVAARVLENLGVDLSKVRTQVIRMLGETAEAAVGPSSGRTKTPTLDEFGTNLTNLAGEGKLDPVVGRMKEIERVIQILGRRTKNNPVLIGEPGVGKTAIAEGLAQRIANKDIPDILEEKRVVTLDIGLLVAGTKYRGEFEERLKKIMDEIRSAGNIILVIDEVHTLIGAGAAEGAIDAANILKPALARGELQCIGATTLDEYRKHIERDAALERRFQPVMVGEPSVEETIEILYGLRERYEQHHKLKILDEALDAAAKLSDRYISDRYLPDKAIDLIDEAGSRVRLINSQLPPAAKELDKELRKVLKDKDDAVRSQDFDKAGELRDREMELKAEIRAIATSKKGEGSDNEEGPVVDAEEIAHIVASWTGVPVNKLTETESEKLLHMEDTLHQRLIGQEDAVKAVSRAIRRARVGLKNPNRPIASFIFSGPTGVGKTELTKALAAYFFGSEDAMIRLDMSEYMERHTVSKLIGSPPGYVGYNEGGQLTEAVRRRPYTVVLFDEIEKAHPDVFNMLLQILEDGRLTDAKGRTVDFKNTLLIMTSNIGSKVIEKGASGLGFELNIDQSESQYNRIRSLVNEELKNYFRPEFLNRLDEIIVFRQLNQKEIEEIAEILLKDVFKRLTEQNITLNVTDKFKALLVKEGYNPSYGARPLRRAIMRLLEDVLAEEILSGRIGDGDSAVVDVNEEGKVVVSAEDKPKILLEKAN, from the coding sequence ATGTTTGAACGCTTCACAGAAAAAGCCATTAAGGTGATTATGTTAGCCCAGGAAGAGGCACGTCGCCTGGGTCATAACTTCGTTGGAACCGAGCAAATCCTCTTGGGTTTGATTGGGGAAGGAACGGGTGTAGCGGCCAAAGTTCTCAAGTCAATGGGAGTGAATCTCAAGGATGCTCGCATTGAAGTTGAGAAAATCATCGGTCGCGGTTCTGGGTTCGTAGCGGTAGAAATTCCGTTCACGCCTCGGGCGAAGCGCGTTCTCGAACTATCCCTCGAAGAAGCTCGCCAACTCGGTCACAATTATATCGGCACCGAACACCTCCTTCTCGGTTTGATTCGGGAAGGGGAGGGGGTTGCGGCGAGGGTACTTGAAAATTTAGGAGTCGATTTATCCAAGGTTCGCACCCAGGTAATCCGGATGTTGGGCGAAACCGCCGAAGCTGCGGTCGGCCCGAGTTCGGGTAGAACCAAAACGCCGACGTTGGATGAATTCGGGACTAACCTCACGAACCTCGCGGGCGAAGGCAAGCTGGATCCCGTTGTCGGGCGGATGAAAGAAATCGAGCGGGTGATTCAAATCCTCGGTCGTCGTACCAAGAATAACCCAGTGTTGATCGGGGAACCGGGCGTGGGTAAAACCGCGATCGCCGAAGGACTCGCCCAACGCATCGCCAATAAAGACATCCCCGACATCCTCGAAGAAAAGCGCGTCGTTACTCTCGATATCGGCTTACTCGTTGCCGGTACGAAATATCGCGGCGAATTTGAGGAACGCCTGAAAAAGATTATGGACGAAATTCGCTCCGCCGGAAATATTATTCTGGTGATCGATGAAGTTCATACCTTAATTGGGGCTGGTGCAGCAGAAGGCGCGATCGATGCGGCAAACATCCTTAAACCTGCCTTAGCGCGCGGCGAATTGCAGTGCATCGGTGCAACAACGCTCGATGAGTATCGCAAGCATATCGAACGCGATGCAGCCCTCGAGCGCCGCTTCCAACCCGTGATGGTGGGCGAACCCAGCGTAGAAGAAACCATCGAAATCCTCTATGGGTTGCGCGAACGTTACGAACAGCACCACAAACTGAAGATTCTTGACGAAGCACTCGATGCAGCGGCGAAGTTATCCGATCGCTATATTAGCGATCGCTACCTCCCCGATAAAGCGATCGACTTAATCGACGAAGCAGGTTCGCGGGTGCGTTTGATTAACTCCCAACTGCCTCCCGCAGCCAAAGAGTTAGATAAGGAACTGCGCAAAGTCCTCAAAGACAAAGACGATGCGGTGCGTTCCCAAGACTTCGATAAAGCGGGCGAACTGCGCGATCGCGAAATGGAACTGAAAGCCGAAATTCGCGCGATCGCAACCTCCAAAAAAGGTGAAGGCAGCGACAACGAAGAAGGTCCCGTCGTCGATGCGGAAGAAATCGCCCATATCGTCGCCTCTTGGACGGGCGTTCCGGTGAACAAACTCACCGAAACCGAATCCGAAAAGCTGCTGCACATGGAAGACACCCTGCACCAGCGCCTCATCGGACAAGAAGATGCCGTCAAAGCCGTTTCCCGCGCCATTCGTCGCGCCCGCGTCGGACTCAAGAACCCCAACCGTCCCATCGCTAGCTTCATCTTCTCCGGACCGACGGGTGTGGGTAAAACCGAGTTAACCAAAGCCCTCGCCGCTTACTTCTTCGGTTCTGAAGACGCGATGATCCGCTTGGATATGTCCGAGTATATGGAACGTCACACCGTCTCCAAACTCATCGGTTCGCCGCCGGGATATGTCGGTTACAACGAAGGCGGACAACTCACCGAAGCAGTGCGCCGCCGTCCTTACACCGTCGTCCTCTTCGACGAAATCGAAAAAGCGCACCCCGATGTCTTCAATATGCTGCTGCAAATCCTTGAAGATGGTCGCTTAACCGATGCTAAAGGTCGCACGGTAGACTTCAAAAATACCTTGCTGATTATGACCTCGAACATCGGCTCGAAGGTGATTGAAAAAGGTGCAAGCGGACTCGGATTCGAGCTTAATATCGACCAATCCGAATCGCAATATAACCGCATTCGCTCCTTGGTGAATGAAGAACTCAAAAACTACTTCCGTCCCGAGTTCCTCAACCGCCTCGACGAAATCATCGTTTTCCGCCAACTCAACCAAAAGGAAATCGAGGAAATCGCCGAAATCTTGCTCAAAGATGTGTTCAAACGTCTCACCGAGCAAAATATTACGCTCAACGTCACTGATAAGTTCAAGGCACTGTTAGTGAAGGAAGGGTACAACCCCAGCTACGGCGCGCGTCCGTTACGTCGGGCAATTATGCGCTTGCTTGAAGATGTTTTAGCCGAGGAAATTCTCTCCGGGCGTATTGGCGATGGCGATAGCGCTGTTGTCGATGTTAACGAAGAGGGTAAGGTGGTTGTCTCCGCTGAAGATAAACCGAAGATTTTGTTGGAAAAAGCCAATTAA
- a CDS encoding leucyl aminopeptidase, giving the protein MQIKAVSTTPLNWTGDALALGLFEGMAEITGELAALDEKLDGTIQDAIAHEEFSGKSGETAVLRIGSKNQVRKLILVGLGKSEELAIDTLRATAAAIARTVKQQSIKTLGISLPVAGENAALSTEAIAEGLLLALHQDNRFKSESEDKAAKLEAIEILGISEGDGDLAKVEAIASGVILARELVAAPPNAVTPVTLAETAEAIAREHGLSVQILEQEDCEKLGMGSFLGVARASDIPPKFIHLTYKPEGTPRRKLAIIGKGLTFDSGGLNIKGVGSGIETMKMDMGGAGATLGAAKAIAQLKPDVEIHFISAATENMISGKALHPGDILTASNGKTIEVNNTDAEGRLTLADALVYAEKLGVDAIVDLATLTGACVIALGNDIAGMWSTDESLAGEFLAAAKRSGEKFWQMPLEESYFDGLKSPIADMKNTGPRPGGSITATLFLKEFVEKTPWIHLDIAGPVWADKASGTSNEGATGFPVRTLVNWAIA; this is encoded by the coding sequence ATGCAAATTAAAGCAGTAAGTACAACTCCGCTGAATTGGACGGGCGATGCACTTGCCCTAGGACTATTTGAGGGCATGGCGGAGATAACGGGAGAGTTAGCAGCGCTGGATGAAAAATTGGATGGCACGATTCAAGATGCGATCGCGCACGAAGAATTCAGCGGCAAAAGCGGCGAAACCGCAGTCCTGCGAATTGGCAGCAAAAATCAAGTTCGCAAGCTAATTTTGGTGGGATTGGGCAAAAGCGAAGAACTCGCGATCGATACCCTGCGCGCCACTGCTGCTGCTATCGCTCGCACGGTAAAGCAACAATCCATTAAAACGCTCGGTATTTCGCTACCCGTTGCTGGGGAAAATGCGGCGCTGAGTACCGAAGCGATCGCAGAAGGTTTATTGCTCGCCTTACACCAAGATAACCGCTTTAAATCCGAATCCGAAGACAAAGCAGCCAAGCTTGAAGCGATCGAAATCCTGGGAATCAGCGAAGGGGACGGCGATCTTGCTAAAGTTGAAGCGATCGCGTCGGGCGTAATCCTGGCGCGGGAACTCGTCGCTGCCCCACCCAACGCCGTCACCCCCGTCACCCTCGCCGAAACTGCCGAAGCGATCGCGCGCGAACACGGCCTCAGCGTGCAGATATTGGAGCAGGAAGACTGCGAAAAATTGGGCATGGGGTCCTTCCTCGGTGTCGCCAGAGCCTCGGATATCCCGCCGAAATTCATCCACCTGACGTACAAACCGGAAGGCACGCCCCGCCGCAAACTCGCCATTATTGGTAAGGGTTTAACCTTTGACTCCGGCGGTTTAAATATTAAAGGAGTCGGCAGCGGTATCGAAACCATGAAAATGGATATGGGCGGCGCGGGGGCGACATTAGGCGCAGCTAAAGCGATCGCGCAACTCAAGCCCGATGTTGAAATTCACTTTATCAGCGCCGCGACGGAAAATATGATTAGCGGTAAAGCGCTGCATCCCGGCGATATTCTCACCGCTTCTAACGGCAAAACCATTGAGGTGAATAATACCGATGCGGAAGGGCGTTTAACCCTCGCCGATGCGTTGGTGTATGCCGAAAAGTTGGGGGTAGACGCGATCGTGGATCTCGCCACCCTCACCGGCGCGTGCGTCATTGCCCTGGGGAACGACATCGCTGGGATGTGGAGTACCGACGAATCCCTGGCTGGGGAATTCCTGGCTGCTGCTAAGCGTTCCGGCGAAAAATTCTGGCAAATGCCGTTAGAGGAGAGTTATTTCGACGGGCTGAAATCGCCCATCGCCGATATGAAAAATACCGGCCCTCGTCCCGGCGGTTCGATTACGGCAACCTTATTTTTGAAGGAATTCGTCGAAAAAACGCCGTGGATTCACTTAGATATTGCAGGGCCGGTTTGGGCGGATAAGGCGAGTGGTACGAGTAACGAAGGCGCGACGGGTTTCCCGGTGCGGACTTTGGTGAACTGGGCGATCGCGTAG
- the rseP gene encoding RIP metalloprotease RseP, translated as MSVLAAIAVLGLLIVVHELGHFFAARWQQIRVNRFSIGFGPVLLKYQGSETEYALRAFPLGGYVGFPDDDPDSKIPPNDPDLMSNRPVLDRAIVISAGVIANLIFAYFLLVSQAAIVGVPDGFSYQPGVMVTQVLSQDSPAAAAKLQPGDIIVAIDNRTLGASSEAAATFKEIVEQSANRPLPVTISRNSQPLSLTITPNTDSSGKGKIGIGLAPNRLVSRHHPANIFQAFRIGAEEFQNVVFLTVKGFAQLIGNFGETAKQVAGPVAIVDIGARMAQSDASSLFQFGALISINLAIINILPLPALDGGQLAFLLIEGLRGKPLPGRIQESIMRGGLVLLLGLGMFLIVRDTFNLTAIQQLFQ; from the coding sequence GGGCTTTTGATTGTCGTTCACGAACTCGGTCACTTTTTTGCGGCGCGCTGGCAGCAAATCCGCGTTAACCGCTTCTCTATTGGTTTTGGTCCGGTGTTGTTGAAGTACCAGGGCAGCGAAACCGAATACGCCCTACGCGCCTTCCCCTTGGGCGGATATGTGGGTTTCCCCGACGACGACCCCGACAGCAAAATTCCGCCTAACGATCCCGATTTAATGAGTAATCGCCCCGTATTAGACCGCGCGATTGTCATCAGTGCTGGCGTAATTGCCAATCTCATCTTCGCTTACTTTTTACTGGTCTCGCAAGCAGCCATTGTCGGCGTTCCCGATGGTTTTAGCTATCAACCCGGCGTAATGGTGACGCAGGTTTTGAGTCAAGATTCGCCCGCCGCTGCCGCGAAGTTACAACCGGGCGATATTATTGTTGCGATCGACAACCGCACCTTGGGCGCATCCTCGGAAGCGGCTGCTACCTTTAAAGAAATTGTCGAACAATCGGCGAATCGCCCTTTACCCGTGACAATTTCCCGCAACAGTCAACCCCTTTCCCTCACCATCACCCCCAACACCGATAGCAGCGGTAAAGGTAAAATCGGCATTGGCTTAGCGCCCAATCGTTTGGTATCGCGCCACCATCCGGCAAATATCTTTCAAGCTTTCCGCATCGGTGCTGAAGAGTTTCAGAACGTGGTGTTTTTAACCGTCAAAGGGTTCGCGCAACTGATTGGTAACTTTGGGGAAACCGCCAAACAAGTCGCCGGTCCGGTCGCGATTGTCGATATTGGTGCAAGAATGGCGCAATCCGACGCAAGCAGCCTGTTTCAGTTCGGCGCGCTGATTAGCATCAACTTAGCGATTATCAATATTCTGCCTTTACCCGCCCTGGATGGCGGTCAATTAGCGTTCTTGTTAATTGAAGGATTGCGCGGCAAACCGCTTCCCGGTCGCATCCAAGAAAGCATTATGCGTGGCGGATTGGTGCTGCTGCTGGGTTTGGGGATGTTTTTAATCGTGCGGGATACGTTTAACTTAACTGCGATTCAACAACTGTTTCAATAA
- the nth gene encoding endonuclease III, whose protein sequence is MATRKLAAAESRYNDTRREADSTRAIAILTRLKREYPDATCSLNYQTPVQLLVATILSAQCTDERVNQVTPALFARFPDAPALAAADRAELETLIRSTGFYRNKAKNIQGACQKIVTEFKGEVPRSMPELLSLPGVARKTANVVLAHAFGILEGVTVDTHVKRLSQRLGLTENTDPVRIERDLMALLPQPDWENWSIRLIYHGRAVCNARKPKCEVCVLADLCLGRERG, encoded by the coding sequence ATGGCAACGCGCAAGTTAGCGGCTGCGGAATCGCGTTATAACGATACGCGCCGCGAAGCGGATTCTACCCGCGCGATCGCGATTTTAACTCGCCTCAAGCGCGAATATCCCGACGCGACGTGCAGCCTTAACTACCAAACGCCCGTCCAGCTTTTAGTCGCAACCATCCTCTCCGCCCAATGCACCGACGAACGGGTGAATCAAGTCACGCCTGCTTTATTCGCCCGTTTTCCCGATGCGCCCGCCCTCGCTGCTGCCGATCGCGCTGAGTTAGAAACTCTCATTCGGTCTACGGGTTTTTACCGAAATAAAGCCAAAAATATTCAAGGCGCTTGCCAAAAGATTGTCACTGAGTTTAAGGGCGAAGTGCCGCGATCGATGCCGGAATTGCTCTCTCTGCCTGGAGTTGCGCGCAAAACCGCCAACGTTGTCCTCGCCCACGCCTTTGGTATCCTCGAAGGCGTAACCGTCGATACCCACGTCAAACGACTCAGCCAGCGCCTCGGACTCACGGAAAATACCGATCCAGTTCGCATCGAGCGCGATTTAATGGCGCTATTGCCGCAACCCGACTGGGAAAACTGGTCGATTCGCCTGATTTATCACGGTCGCGCTGTCTGTAACGCCCGCAAGCCAAAGTGCGAGGTTTGCGTTCTGGCGGATCTTTGCCTGGGGAGGGAGAGGGGGTGA
- the acsF gene encoding magnesium-protoporphyrin IX monomethyl ester (oxidative) cyclase, with translation MVSTLSKPDAEKIQAVEETLLTPRFYTTDFDAVANMDISAQEAELQAMLEEMRADYNRYHFVRDEEFEQSWNNIDETTRRAFVDFLERSCTSEFSGFLLFKELSRKLKDRNPILAEIFQLMARDEARHAGFLNKAMSDFNISLDLGHLTKNRSYTFFKPEWIIYAVYLSEKIGYWRYILMYRHLEQHPELQFYPLFRMFESWCQDENRHGDIFNALLRSQKSMWKTWKGRLWSRFFLLTVFVTHSLTVDERADFYESLGIDAKKFDMQVIRKTNETAARAFPTILNVEHPEFFSRVYRCSDRNLKLKAIEATGAPKVVKFFRKLPLTLGILGDMLRLYLIKPIDAESLRGTVR, from the coding sequence ATGGTTAGTACCCTCTCTAAACCCGACGCAGAAAAGATCCAAGCGGTCGAAGAAACCCTTCTTACCCCTCGCTTTTACACCACAGACTTCGATGCTGTCGCTAACATGGACATTTCCGCGCAAGAAGCGGAATTACAAGCGATGCTTGAAGAAATGCGCGCCGACTACAACCGCTACCATTTCGTGCGCGACGAAGAGTTCGAGCAATCTTGGAACAATATCGACGAAACCACGCGCCGCGCTTTCGTAGACTTTTTAGAACGCTCCTGCACGTCGGAGTTTTCAGGGTTTCTCCTGTTTAAAGAACTGTCGCGTAAATTGAAAGATAGAAACCCAATTTTAGCGGAAATATTCCAACTGATGGCTCGCGATGAAGCGCGTCACGCCGGATTTTTGAACAAAGCGATGAGCGACTTTAATATCTCGCTGGATTTGGGACATTTAACCAAAAATCGCAGTTATACCTTCTTTAAACCGGAATGGATTATTTACGCAGTTTATTTATCAGAAAAAATCGGTTACTGGCGCTATATTCTCATGTATCGCCACTTAGAGCAACATCCCGAACTCCAGTTTTATCCGCTGTTCCGGATGTTTGAGAGTTGGTGCCAAGATGAAAATCGCCACGGGGATATCTTCAATGCTTTGTTGCGATCGCAGAAATCGATGTGGAAGACTTGGAAAGGCAGATTGTGGTCGAGATTTTTCTTACTCACCGTCTTTGTCACCCACTCCTTAACCGTAGACGAGCGCGCCGATTTCTATGAATCCTTGGGAATCGATGCCAAAAAGTTCGATATGCAGGTGATTCGTAAAACCAACGAAACAGCAGCGCGAGCCTTCCCCACCATTTTAAACGTAGAGCATCCCGAATTTTTCTCGCGGGTTTATCGATGCAGCGATCGCAATCTTAAACTGAAAGCCATTGAAGCAACGGGCGCACCCAAAGTCGTTAAATTCTTCCGCAAACTTCCTTTAACTTTAGGAATTTTAGGTGATATGTTGCGCTTGTATCTCATCAAACCTATTGATGCCGAATCGCTGCGCGGAACGGTGAGATAA
- a CDS encoding VWA domain-containing protein, translating to MEPNSIIKERDYTVIIDKSGSMSYPASRSGTSRWLAVQESTLALAKKCEEFDPDGITVYLFSGSFKRYDNVTSDKISQIFAEHEPMGRTDLASVLYDALENYFERKARGEAKLNGETILIITDGEPNDRKSVMRLIVEASRKIDRDEELGISLVQVGNDKLATQFLKALDDQLESAGAKFDIVDTVTIEQMQGMSLADVLLNAVTD from the coding sequence ATGGAACCCAACTCAATCATTAAAGAGCGCGACTACACCGTCATTATTGACAAAAGTGGCAGTATGTCCTATCCAGCGAGTCGCAGCGGCACGAGTCGTTGGCTGGCAGTCCAAGAATCGACTCTCGCCCTCGCCAAAAAATGCGAAGAATTCGATCCTGACGGCATTACGGTTTATCTGTTCTCCGGCAGTTTCAAGCGCTACGATAACGTCACCTCCGACAAAATCAGCCAAATTTTTGCCGAACACGAACCGATGGGACGAACCGATCTCGCCAGCGTTCTCTACGACGCGCTCGAAAACTACTTCGAGCGCAAAGCCAGAGGCGAAGCCAAACTGAACGGCGAAACCATCCTGATTATCACGGACGGCGAACCGAACGATCGCAAATCCGTGATGCGTCTGATTGTCGAAGCTTCGCGCAAAATCGATCGCGATGAAGAACTCGGAATTTCTCTGGTGCAAGTCGGTAACGACAAACTCGCCACCCAATTCCTCAAAGCGCTAGACGACCAACTCGAAAGTGCAGGAGCTAAATTTGATATCGTAGACACAGTTACCATCGAACAGATGCAGGGCATGAGCCTTGCCGATGTCTTGCTCAACGCTGTAACCGATTGA